One window of Aggregicoccus sp. 17bor-14 genomic DNA carries:
- a CDS encoding IS66 family transposase codes for MRRHVFGRKSEKMPPVSEELRKERPAPSPEAVKKTRADAREALAQSAVTEVVEHRVPEEERRCPACGGRDLRPLGEGKRTVVYEYVPARLVRQEHLQETLACTCGEGVVTAAGAPKPVEGGHYGPGLIAHVVTQKVADSIPVYRQAKALRRAGIPLHRNTLGDLLHTAARQLAPLSARLLKLIAREDVVRADETYERVLDEGKTRRGFLWTFRTQRLVGFRFSPRRSGDTPREVLEGTRGYLVVDGFTGYNAVTLPEGRVRVACWAHARRKFFDARTTAPAEADAMLALIRALYRVEQEAKEAGVSGTPVHLQMRQHKSAGVLRDIDAWLAREAPLHPPKSPLGEAIRYTRGQWPALCRFLERADLPLDNNESERALRPAALGRKNYLFFGNDEAGARLADLYALVATCEANGVDPQRYLADVLVRIGSTRASRIDSLLPHRWSPNTS; via the coding sequence CTGCGCCGTCATGTCTTCGGTCGCAAGAGCGAGAAGATGCCGCCCGTCTCCGAAGAGCTGCGCAAGGAGCGGCCCGCGCCCTCGCCCGAAGCGGTGAAGAAGACACGCGCGGACGCGCGCGAGGCGCTGGCGCAGAGCGCCGTGACCGAAGTCGTCGAGCACCGCGTGCCCGAGGAAGAGCGGCGCTGCCCCGCGTGTGGCGGCCGGGACTTGCGGCCGTTGGGCGAGGGCAAACGCACGGTGGTGTACGAGTACGTGCCCGCGCGCCTCGTGCGCCAAGAGCACCTCCAGGAGACGCTCGCGTGCACCTGCGGCGAGGGAGTGGTGACGGCCGCAGGCGCGCCCAAGCCCGTGGAGGGTGGGCACTACGGGCCCGGCCTCATTGCCCACGTGGTGACGCAGAAAGTGGCCGACAGCATCCCGGTGTACCGCCAGGCGAAGGCGCTGCGGCGTGCCGGAATTCCCCTGCACCGCAACACACTGGGCGACTTGCTGCACACGGCCGCGCGTCAGCTCGCGCCCCTCTCCGCGCGGCTGCTGAAGCTCATCGCCCGCGAGGACGTGGTGCGCGCGGACGAGACGTACGAGCGCGTGTTGGATGAAGGCAAGACACGCCGCGGCTTCCTCTGGACGTTTCGCACGCAGCGCCTGGTGGGCTTCCGCTTCAGCCCGAGGCGCAGCGGGGACACGCCACGAGAGGTGCTGGAGGGCACGAGAGGCTACCTCGTGGTGGATGGCTTCACCGGCTACAACGCCGTCACCCTGCCCGAGGGGCGCGTGCGCGTCGCGTGCTGGGCCCATGCGCGCCGCAAATTCTTCGACGCGCGCACCACCGCGCCCGCGGAGGCCGACGCGATGCTCGCGCTCATCCGAGCGCTGTACCGCGTCGAGCAGGAAGCGAAGGAGGCCGGCGTCAGCGGCACGCCGGTGCACCTGCAGATGCGCCAGCACAAGAGCGCCGGGGTGCTGCGCGACATCGACGCGTGGCTTGCCCGCGAGGCCCCGCTGCACCCGCCCAAGAGCCCCTTGGGCGAGGCCATCCGCTACACGCGCGGGCAGTGGCCGGCGCTCTGCCGCTTCCTCGAGCGCGCGGACTTGCCGCTGGACAACAACGAGTCCGAGCGCGCGCTGCGGCCCGCGGCCCTCGGGCGCAAGAACTACCTCTTCTTCGGCAACGACGAGGCCGGAGCCCGCCTTGCCGACCTCTACGCCCTGGTGGCCACCTGCGAGGCCAACGGCGTGGACCCGCAGCGCTACCTCGCCGACGTCCTGGTGCGCATCGGCTCGACGCGCGCCTCGCGCATCGACTCGCTGCTGCCGCACCGCTGGTCGCCGAACACCTCGTAG
- the tnpB gene encoding IS66 family insertion sequence element accessory protein TnpB (TnpB, as the term is used for proteins encoded by IS66 family insertion elements, is considered an accessory protein, since TnpC, encoded by a neighboring gene, is a DDE family transposase.): MLLGLSGGVRILLAREPIDMRNSIDGLAAIVRNGWQEDLYAGHLFVFVSRRGDRLKILTWDAGGFVLTYKRLEKGRFRMPVLREGVLGAQLDATQLALLLDGIDLSHVRRPSKWSPPESPAGAPHGGLLKGQWQRSPKTTRAPGARKPRSSRTSSESSAASSSSCAVMSSVARARRCRPSPKSCARSGPRPRPKR; the protein is encoded by the coding sequence ATGCTGCTGGGCCTCTCGGGTGGCGTGCGCATCCTGCTCGCGCGTGAGCCCATCGACATGCGCAATTCGATTGATGGGCTGGCGGCCATCGTCCGCAATGGCTGGCAGGAGGACCTCTACGCGGGCCACCTCTTCGTCTTCGTGTCGCGGCGCGGAGACCGACTGAAAATCCTCACCTGGGACGCGGGCGGCTTCGTCCTCACCTACAAGCGGCTGGAGAAGGGGCGCTTTCGCATGCCGGTGCTACGCGAGGGCGTGCTGGGGGCGCAGCTGGACGCGACGCAGTTGGCCCTGCTGCTGGATGGCATCGACCTCTCGCACGTGCGTCGGCCGAGCAAGTGGAGCCCGCCCGAGAGTCCGGCAGGAGCGCCGCACGGCGGCCTGTTGAAGGGACAATGGCAGCGCTCCCCGAAGACCACACGTGCCCCTGGCGCGAGGAAGCCGAGAAGCTCAAGGACGAGCTCGGAGAGCTCCGCGGCCAGCTCGAGCAGCTGCGCCGTCATGTCTTCGGTCGCAAGAGCGAGAAGATGCCGCCCGTCTCCGAAGAGCTGCGCAAGGAGCGGCCCGCGCCCTCGCCCGAAGCGGTGA